In Edaphobacter dinghuensis, one genomic interval encodes:
- a CDS encoding efflux transporter outer membrane subunit codes for MSRYLIATSTLAALLLSGCMVGPKYTKPNVPLAPNYKESTAATINFKEDADWQPAQPADTVLRGDWWTIFNDPQLNELEPKVAAENQDLKAAEARFRQARALIQYNRSNLSPTIGVAPSATGVRDSANQPYFNAANANNGEANLQLPLDLNYEIDLWGRIRHGVNAAREEAQASAADMQTAMLSLQAELAIDYFEARSADAEEKLLQDTVKDYEDAYRITNNRFEGGVAPQSDVDQARTQLEAARVEVSDVTLQRAQYEHAIAVLIGQPPATFSLAATPLHARPPAIPVSLPSELLERRPDIAAAERRVAEANDRIGIARAAYFPTLSLNGAVGYESTALSNLLSRSSFLWAVGPTLSETFFDAGRRRSASEQALASYDETVANYRQTSLTAFQQVEDNLTALRVLNQEAAHQHQATQSAQSAQQIFNNRYVGGIDTYLQVVTAQTTALINERNDIDIMRRQMDASVLLIKALGGGWNTTNLPKL; via the coding sequence ATGAGCCGTTACCTCATCGCGACATCCACGCTCGCCGCGCTACTGCTCTCCGGCTGCATGGTCGGCCCCAAATACACCAAGCCGAATGTTCCGCTCGCGCCCAACTACAAAGAGTCGACTGCCGCGACCATCAACTTCAAGGAAGACGCCGACTGGCAGCCCGCACAGCCTGCCGACACTGTGCTGCGCGGCGACTGGTGGACGATCTTCAACGACCCCCAGCTCAATGAGCTGGAGCCGAAGGTAGCCGCCGAAAATCAGGACCTCAAGGCGGCCGAGGCCCGCTTCCGCCAGGCCCGTGCGCTGATCCAGTACAACCGCTCGAACCTCTCGCCAACCATCGGCGTTGCACCCTCCGCGACAGGCGTTCGCGACTCTGCGAACCAGCCATACTTCAACGCCGCTAACGCCAACAACGGCGAAGCCAACCTCCAGCTCCCGCTCGACCTCAACTACGAGATCGACCTCTGGGGACGCATCCGTCATGGCGTCAATGCCGCTCGCGAAGAGGCCCAGGCCAGCGCCGCCGACATGCAGACGGCCATGCTCAGCCTCCAAGCCGAGTTGGCCATCGACTACTTCGAGGCCCGCAGTGCCGACGCCGAAGAGAAGCTGCTCCAGGACACCGTTAAGGACTACGAAGACGCCTATCGCATCACTAATAATCGTTTTGAAGGCGGCGTGGCTCCGCAATCCGACGTCGATCAGGCCCGCACCCAGCTAGAAGCCGCCCGCGTCGAAGTCAGCGACGTTACCTTGCAGCGCGCCCAGTACGAGCACGCCATCGCCGTCCTCATCGGCCAGCCGCCCGCGACCTTCTCGCTTGCAGCAACTCCGCTCCACGCGCGTCCTCCGGCCATTCCCGTCAGCCTTCCCTCGGAGCTTCTCGAGCGCCGCCCCGACATTGCTGCCGCCGAGCGCCGCGTCGCCGAGGCCAACGACCGCATCGGCATTGCCCGCGCCGCCTACTTTCCCACGCTCTCGCTCAACGGTGCCGTAGGCTACGAGTCCACCGCGCTGTCGAACCTCCTCAGCCGCTCCAGCTTCCTCTGGGCAGTCGGCCCCACGCTCTCTGAGACTTTCTTCGACGCAGGCCGCCGCCGCTCTGCATCCGAGCAGGCCCTTGCCTCTTATGACGAGACCGTCGCCAACTATCGCCAGACCTCGCTCACTGCCTTTCAACAGGTCGAAGATAACCTGACTGCTCTCCGCGTTCTCAATCAGGAAGCGGCGCACCAGCATCAGGCCACGCAATCGGCGCAGTCGGCGCAGCAGATCTTCAACAACCGCTACGTCGGCGGCATCGACACCTATCTTCAAGTGGTCACTGCACAGACAACCGCGCTCATTAACGAGCGCAACGACATCGACATCATGCGCCGCCAAATGGACGCCAGCGTCCTGCTTATCAAGGCGCTTGGCGGAGGCTGGAACACGACAAACCTGCCGAAACTCTGA
- a CDS encoding efflux RND transporter periplasmic adaptor subunit, whose product MSSAMNTETTSPSHYPPNESEKRGFSAGVWIALTVVAIVLLAVILYGIASRNAAERALEKHTEAAAILSVNVIHPSAAPLTPEISLPGNTQAYIDTPIYARTNGYLKHWYFDIGARVRKGQLMATIETPELDQQLQVAEADLKSTQANLDLANTTAARYINLLKTNSVSKQETDQATGDAAAKKAAVDAAMANVRRLQQLQSFEKIYAPFDGIVTVRNVDVGALIDAGSNTTPKELFHLASIEKIRVFVPVPEAYAGDIKNGGTATLTLDQYPGQVFKGTIARNSNMIDAASRTLNVEVDVDNPKGQLLPGAYVFVHFKVPERIANLTIPSNTLLFRSEGLRVGVVRDSKVILVPITITHDAGQVVEIAASDLKPSDDVILDPSDSLIEGQQVHVAQVTPVSQQKQAGE is encoded by the coding sequence ATGAGCAGCGCAATGAACACCGAGACGACAAGCCCGTCGCACTACCCGCCTAACGAGTCTGAGAAGCGCGGCTTCTCCGCGGGCGTCTGGATCGCTCTGACCGTAGTCGCCATCGTCCTTCTGGCCGTCATCCTCTACGGCATCGCCTCACGCAACGCCGCCGAGCGTGCTCTTGAAAAGCACACCGAGGCCGCGGCGATTCTTTCGGTCAACGTCATCCATCCCTCGGCGGCTCCGCTGACGCCTGAGATCTCGCTGCCCGGCAACACCCAGGCCTACATCGACACACCGATCTATGCCCGCACCAACGGCTATCTCAAGCACTGGTACTTCGACATCGGCGCCCGCGTCCGCAAAGGCCAGTTGATGGCTACCATTGAGACCCCCGAGCTTGACCAGCAGTTGCAAGTCGCCGAGGCCGATCTCAAGAGCACGCAAGCCAACCTCGATCTCGCCAACACCACCGCTGCCCGCTACATCAACCTGCTCAAGACCAACTCCGTCTCCAAGCAGGAGACCGATCAGGCCACCGGCGACGCCGCCGCAAAGAAAGCCGCTGTCGATGCGGCCATGGCCAACGTTCGCCGCCTGCAGCAGTTGCAGTCGTTCGAAAAGATCTACGCTCCCTTCGACGGCATCGTCACCGTGCGTAACGTCGATGTAGGCGCACTGATCGACGCAGGCTCCAACACCACGCCGAAGGAGCTCTTCCACCTCGCATCTATCGAAAAGATTCGCGTCTTCGTTCCTGTACCCGAAGCCTACGCGGGCGATATCAAAAACGGCGGCACCGCAACCCTCACGCTCGACCAATACCCAGGTCAGGTCTTCAAGGGAACGATCGCTCGTAACTCCAACATGATCGACGCCGCCTCGCGCACCCTGAACGTCGAGGTCGATGTCGATAACCCCAAGGGCCAGCTCTTGCCCGGCGCCTACGTCTTCGTCCACTTCAAGGTGCCTGAACGCATCGCCAACCTCACCATCCCCTCGAACACGCTCCTCTTCCGCAGCGAGGGTCTGCGCGTCGGCGTCGTTCGCGACAGCAAAGTCATCCTTGTTCCCATCACCATCACGCACGATGCCGGTCAGGTCGTCGAGATCGCCGCCTCCGACCTCAAGCCCAGCGACGACGTCATCCTCGATCCCTCCGACTCTCTCATTGAAGGCCAACAGGTCCATGTCGCCCAAGTCACTCCAGTTAGTCAGCAGAAACAGGCGGGTGAGTAA
- a CDS encoding efflux RND transporter permease subunit has product MWIVKLALNRPYTFIVLAILILIAAPVVILRTPTDIFPNIDIPVVSCAWAYTGLNPEELEGRVTTPFEKAVTALVDNVQHIESTTINGWVVVKIYLQPGASLDTANAQVSAVSEYMLKSLPPGILPPEIIDFSASSVPILQLGLSGEGMSEQQLNDVGLNFVRPQLITIPGAIVPNVYGGKQRSIMIELNPKLLQSKGLSPTDVLTAMSQQNVVQPGGTAKIGMDEYDVILNSSPLTIEGISNLPVRQINGATVYIRDVATVTDGSIPQTNVVRQDGHRGVLLSVLKSGKASTLSVVGGIQAMLPQLETTLPPQLKIRLIGDQSIFVRASIQGVIREAIIAAVLTGLMILLFLGSWRSTVIIAISIPLSILTSIIVLSLLGETINIMTLGGLALAVGILVDDATVTIENIERYLEEGQALHEAILNGAAQISVPALVSTLCICIVFLPMFFLSGVSRFLFVPLAEAVVFAMLASYVLSRTLVPTMAMYLLKAHDSHGAPSRNPFARFQRAFERVFERIRVTYQGVLERLVEVRLFFVPLFIVLCLCAFILLPFLGQNFFPNTDNGSFILHLRAKSGTRIEETARLCDLVEQSIRRTVPASELDNILDNIGLPYSPMNFQHATSGLIGPGDADILVSLKEDHHPTEKYVAALRDKLSREFPGTIFYFLPSDIVTQILNFGLPSPIDVQLEGADIDGNRKVANDILRQLRQVPGLVDLRIQQPDDYPTLNISVDRTKASQGGYTERDVGGSIVNILSGSSQLSPMFFLNTKNGVNYSIVAQAPQYDIQSLSDLRNIPITSPTMKTPEILADVANIHRGTEMAVVNHYNLRRVLDIYGGVQDRDLGSVSRQIDKIVASSKKSLPRGSFIRVRGQVETMRSSYIGLLSGLGFAIVLVYLLIVVNFQSWLDPFIIITALPAALAGIVLFLFITHTTLSVPALMGAIMCMGVATANSILVVSFAKERLEQHGDAVTAALESGATRFRPVIMTALAMIIGMIPMALGLGDGGEQNAPLGRAVIGGLSCATVATLIFVPAVFALLHGRRKRNPKPITGQEFQELV; this is encoded by the coding sequence ATGTGGATCGTAAAACTAGCCCTAAATCGGCCCTACACCTTCATTGTGCTGGCGATCCTCATCCTTATCGCAGCTCCTGTCGTCATCCTGCGCACGCCGACCGACATCTTCCCCAACATTGATATCCCGGTCGTCTCCTGCGCGTGGGCCTACACCGGCCTCAACCCCGAAGAGCTTGAAGGCCGCGTCACCACTCCCTTTGAGAAGGCCGTTACCGCGCTCGTCGACAACGTCCAGCACATCGAATCGACCACCATCAACGGCTGGGTCGTCGTCAAAATCTATCTCCAGCCCGGAGCCAGCCTCGACACCGCCAATGCCCAGGTCAGCGCCGTCTCCGAGTACATGCTGAAGTCCCTCCCCCCCGGCATTCTCCCCCCGGAGATCATCGACTTCAGTGCCTCCAGCGTTCCCATCCTTCAGCTCGGCCTCTCCGGAGAGGGCATGTCGGAGCAGCAGTTGAACGATGTCGGTCTCAACTTCGTCCGTCCCCAGCTCATCACCATTCCCGGCGCCATCGTGCCCAACGTCTACGGCGGAAAGCAGCGCTCGATCATGATCGAGCTCAACCCCAAGCTATTGCAGTCCAAGGGACTATCGCCCACCGATGTCCTCACCGCCATGTCGCAGCAAAACGTCGTCCAGCCCGGCGGCACGGCCAAGATCGGCATGGACGAGTACGACGTCATCCTCAACTCTTCTCCGTTAACCATTGAGGGCATCAGCAATCTCCCGGTGCGTCAGATCAACGGAGCTACGGTCTACATACGCGACGTTGCCACCGTCACCGACGGCAGTATTCCGCAGACCAACGTCGTCCGGCAGGATGGCCACCGCGGCGTCCTTCTCAGCGTCCTGAAGTCAGGCAAAGCCTCAACGCTCAGCGTGGTCGGCGGAATCCAGGCCATGCTGCCTCAGCTTGAAACGACCTTGCCGCCTCAACTCAAAATCAGGCTGATCGGCGACCAATCGATCTTCGTCCGCGCCTCCATTCAGGGCGTTATTCGCGAAGCCATTATCGCTGCCGTGCTAACCGGCCTCATGATTCTGCTCTTCCTCGGAAGCTGGCGCAGCACGGTCATCATCGCCATCTCCATTCCGTTGTCGATTCTCACCTCGATCATCGTTCTCAGCCTGCTCGGCGAAACGATTAACATCATGACGCTGGGCGGCCTTGCGCTCGCGGTCGGCATCCTCGTCGACGACGCCACCGTCACCATCGAAAACATCGAGCGTTATCTCGAAGAGGGCCAGGCCCTCCACGAAGCCATCCTCAACGGTGCCGCCCAGATCTCAGTTCCGGCGCTCGTCTCCACGCTCTGCATCTGCATCGTCTTTCTGCCGATGTTCTTTCTAAGCGGCGTCTCGCGCTTCCTGTTCGTTCCGCTGGCTGAGGCCGTCGTCTTCGCCATGCTCGCGTCGTACGTTCTGTCGCGAACCCTCGTGCCCACCATGGCGATGTATCTGCTCAAAGCGCACGATAGCCATGGCGCCCCCTCGCGAAATCCCTTCGCCCGCTTCCAGCGTGCCTTCGAGCGCGTCTTCGAGCGTATCCGCGTGACCTACCAGGGCGTCCTCGAGCGCCTGGTTGAAGTGCGGCTCTTCTTTGTTCCGCTCTTCATCGTGCTCTGCCTCTGTGCCTTCATCCTGCTTCCATTCCTCGGCCAGAACTTCTTTCCCAACACCGACAACGGCTCGTTCATCCTGCATCTGCGCGCCAAGAGCGGCACCCGTATTGAGGAGACGGCCCGCCTCTGCGATCTCGTCGAGCAGTCCATTCGCCGCACCGTGCCCGCCTCCGAGCTTGACAACATCCTCGACAACATCGGCCTTCCCTACAGCCCGATGAACTTCCAGCACGCCACCTCCGGCCTCATCGGCCCCGGTGACGCCGACATCCTCGTCTCTCTCAAAGAAGATCACCACCCCACCGAAAAGTACGTCGCTGCCCTTCGCGACAAGCTCTCCCGCGAGTTCCCCGGCACCATCTTCTACTTCCTGCCGTCAGACATCGTCACCCAGATCCTCAACTTCGGTCTGCCTTCCCCAATCGACGTGCAGTTGGAGGGAGCAGATATCGACGGCAACCGCAAGGTCGCCAACGACATCCTGCGCCAGTTGCGGCAGGTGCCCGGCCTCGTCGACCTGCGCATCCAGCAGCCCGACGACTACCCCACGCTCAACATCAGCGTTGACCGCACCAAGGCCTCGCAGGGCGGCTACACCGAGCGCGACGTGGGCGGCAGCATCGTCAACATCCTCAGCGGAAGCTCGCAGCTCAGTCCCATGTTCTTCCTCAATACGAAGAACGGCGTTAACTACAGCATCGTCGCCCAGGCTCCGCAGTACGATATCCAGTCGCTCAGCGATCTGCGCAACATCCCCATCACGTCGCCAACGATGAAGACGCCAGAGATCCTCGCTGACGTCGCCAACATTCATCGCGGCACCGAGATGGCAGTCGTCAACCACTACAACCTGCGCCGCGTGCTCGATATCTACGGCGGCGTGCAGGACCGCGACCTCGGCTCCGTCTCGCGTCAGATCGACAAGATCGTCGCCTCCAGCAAAAAGTCGCTGCCGCGCGGCAGCTTCATCCGTGTCCGCGGCCAGGTTGAGACCATGCGCAGCTCGTACATCGGCCTGCTCTCGGGCCTTGGCTTCGCCATTGTGCTGGTCTACCTGCTGATCGTCGTCAACTTCCAGTCGTGGCTCGATCCTTTCATCATCATCACCGCGCTGCCTGCGGCGCTGGCCGGAATCGTGCTCTTCCTCTTCATTACCCATACAACGCTCAGCGTTCCCGCACTGATGGGCGCCATCATGTGCATGGGCGTGGCCACGGCGAACAGTATTCTCGTCGTCTCCTTCGCAAAAGAACGCCTCGAGCAGCATGGCGATGCGGTCACCGCTGCACTCGAATCAGGAGCAACGCGCTTCCGTCCGGTCATTATGACGGCGCTGGCGATGATCATCGGCATGATCCCCATGGCGCTCGGCCTCGGCGATGGCGGCGAACAGAACGCGCCCCTGGGCCGCGCCGTCATCGGCGGCCTCTCCTGCGCCACCGTCGCCACCCTGATCTTCGTTCCCGCAGTCTTTGCTCTTCTTCATGGCCGCCGTAAACGAAACCCGAAGCCAATCACCGGACAAGAATTTCAGGAGCTAGTATGA
- a CDS encoding YXWGXW repeat-containing protein produces MSTLIKRRSGRSRWLGFVVGVAMVAGMAGFSGCHRQVAGQTASDSGADPADANMAPVDNSQPQAAVQPPAQGQPIENESQQQAQQYQQNGAAPVAQQPEQQDQSYANDQNNGQDYQNNDQDYADQNNQNYDDQVDAGQEAVEDAEQPPPALPTYEQPEAPGPNYIWTPGYWSYAPVGYYWVPGAWVMAPYYGALWTPGYWGFYGGRYRFYRGYWGLHIGFYGGVNYGYGYTGYGYHGGYWNGNNFYYNRSVNRINVTRITNVYNRTVIVNNYNNTRVSYNGGRGGIQVQPRPAEMVAMRGPKTRPMTAQIQNQRQASQNRQQFYSQNRGRPATVVARPMVADRGIQRPVARPVQQQQQRPQQVRPGQPNQARPQNMPQNQNRGPAQFQNRPNNQQVRPNQPEARPVQPQQARPNNQLQQQQLQQRQQQQREVQQRQQQQVQQQQRQQLQQRQAQEQRQVQQQQQQQRVQEQQRVQQQQRAQQQQLQQRQQQQRAQQQQQQQQRAQQQRQVQQQRQAARPAPQAPRPENRGGSNNDNRR; encoded by the coding sequence ATGTCTACGCTTATCAAGAGAAGATCAGGTCGCAGCCGTTGGCTGGGATTCGTAGTGGGTGTCGCAATGGTTGCAGGCATGGCAGGCTTTTCGGGATGTCATCGACAGGTGGCAGGCCAGACGGCAAGTGACTCCGGCGCTGACCCCGCAGATGCCAACATGGCTCCCGTAGATAACAGCCAGCCGCAGGCAGCGGTACAGCCTCCGGCGCAAGGGCAGCCTATCGAGAACGAGAGCCAGCAACAGGCCCAACAGTATCAGCAAAACGGGGCCGCCCCGGTCGCTCAACAGCCCGAGCAGCAGGACCAGTCCTACGCTAACGATCAAAATAACGGTCAGGACTACCAAAATAACGATCAGGACTACGCCGACCAGAACAATCAGAACTATGACGATCAGGTCGATGCCGGACAGGAGGCTGTTGAAGATGCAGAGCAACCGCCACCGGCGCTGCCCACCTACGAGCAGCCCGAGGCCCCGGGCCCTAACTACATCTGGACCCCCGGCTACTGGAGCTATGCTCCTGTCGGCTACTATTGGGTGCCCGGCGCGTGGGTGATGGCGCCTTATTATGGTGCGCTCTGGACCCCCGGCTATTGGGGCTTCTACGGCGGACGCTACCGCTTCTATCGTGGCTATTGGGGCCTGCACATCGGCTTCTATGGCGGCGTGAACTATGGCTACGGATATACGGGCTACGGTTATCACGGCGGTTATTGGAACGGCAACAACTTCTACTACAACCGCTCCGTGAACCGGATCAACGTGACCCGGATCACCAACGTCTATAACCGCACCGTCATCGTCAACAACTACAACAACACCCGCGTCTCCTATAACGGCGGAAGAGGCGGCATCCAGGTGCAGCCGCGGCCCGCGGAGATGGTTGCCATGCGCGGCCCCAAGACGCGTCCGATGACGGCGCAGATTCAGAACCAGCGCCAGGCATCGCAGAACCGGCAACAGTTCTATAGCCAGAACCGTGGCCGCCCTGCCACTGTCGTCGCTCGTCCGATGGTCGCCGACAGAGGCATTCAGCGCCCGGTAGCCCGTCCTGTCCAACAGCAGCAGCAACGCCCGCAGCAGGTTCGTCCCGGCCAGCCTAACCAGGCCCGCCCGCAGAACATGCCTCAGAACCAGAACCGTGGACCGGCGCAGTTCCAGAACCGGCCCAACAACCAGCAGGTAAGGCCAAATCAGCCTGAGGCCAGACCGGTTCAACCGCAACAGGCGCGCCCGAACAACCAACTTCAGCAACAGCAGTTGCAGCAAAGACAGCAACAGCAAAGAGAAGTTCAGCAGAGACAACAACAGCAGGTCCAACAGCAGCAAAGACAACAACTGCAACAGAGACAGGCGCAAGAACAACGGCAGGTCCAACAACAGCAGCAACAACAGCGAGTGCAGGAACAACAGCGAGTGCAGCAACAGCAACGAGCGCAGCAACAGCAGTTGCAGCAAAGGCAGCAACAGCAAAGAGCACAGCAGCAGCAGCAACAACAGCAGAGAGCGCAGCAGCAGAGGCAGGTTCAGCAGCAAAGACAGGCGGCTCGACCTGCCCCTCAGGCTCCTCGGCCTGAGAACCGTGGCGGCAGCAACAACGACAACCGCCGCTGA
- a CDS encoding acyltransferase family protein: MDISKREAGPYSRHVRSLDGLRGMAVLAVMASHLFPGTTADRGFFLRSIGSSLRFGATGVDLFFVLSGFLITGILYDSLSDTGYFRKFYARRCLRIFPLYYGVLIVLFVFTPWLRIHWQHMQWSLLFYLQNTNAVMPLYRWHAGRVSIDHFWSLAVEEQFYLVWPLAVFLLRSRKKILWASVTLSVAALLLRLSLAFHHTIFHVINRTTPCRADSLLIGAMLAILLRGSLHDVVLRYARPVFLWTVAITAGLNLLRIAIERHPDWLFPFDASYLALRYTLFAFGSAALIAWCLRPSSVPRALFERPVLRFFGKYSYGLYVLHLIILSLVLAPVREWIDQHTGHKIIGVLGGAVVIFLLSVPAAYLSYNLYEKRFLGLKRYFEYSRPSHAASKTETAAARKAVSST; this comes from the coding sequence ATGGATATCTCCAAACGGGAGGCGGGCCCCTACTCTCGCCACGTTCGTTCACTCGACGGGTTGCGCGGCATGGCCGTTCTCGCGGTCATGGCCTCCCACCTCTTCCCTGGAACAACGGCGGACCGTGGCTTCTTTCTTCGTTCTATCGGGTCATCCCTCCGATTTGGGGCTACAGGAGTCGACCTCTTTTTTGTTCTCTCCGGATTCCTGATTACCGGCATCCTCTACGACTCGCTCTCCGACACCGGCTACTTTCGCAAGTTCTACGCCCGACGCTGCCTCCGCATCTTCCCGCTCTACTACGGCGTCCTGATTGTGCTCTTCGTGTTCACGCCCTGGCTTCGCATCCACTGGCAGCATATGCAGTGGTCGCTTCTCTTCTATCTCCAGAACACGAACGCCGTCATGCCTCTTTATCGCTGGCATGCTGGTCGCGTCTCGATCGACCATTTCTGGTCGCTCGCGGTCGAAGAGCAGTTTTATCTGGTATGGCCGCTTGCCGTCTTTTTGCTTAGGAGCCGAAAGAAGATCCTTTGGGCCAGCGTGACCTTGTCCGTGGCAGCACTGCTTCTACGGTTATCTCTGGCCTTTCATCACACCATCTTCCACGTCATCAATCGCACCACCCCCTGCCGGGCTGATTCTTTGCTCATCGGCGCAATGCTCGCAATTCTCTTGCGCGGCTCTCTCCACGATGTCGTTCTGCGCTATGCTCGTCCTGTTTTTTTGTGGACCGTCGCAATCACGGCAGGGCTCAATCTCCTACGCATCGCCATCGAGCGGCACCCGGATTGGCTCTTCCCCTTCGACGCAAGCTATCTTGCGCTTCGCTATACACTTTTTGCCTTCGGCAGCGCTGCGCTCATCGCCTGGTGCCTGCGGCCCTCCTCTGTACCGCGCGCTCTCTTCGAGCGTCCCGTGCTGCGGTTCTTCGGCAAATACAGTTACGGACTCTACGTTCTCCACCTCATCATTCTCTCGCTGGTCCTTGCGCCCGTTCGCGAATGGATCGACCAGCATACGGGCCATAAGATCATCGGTGTGCTCGGTGGCGCCGTAGTCATCTTTCTTCTCTCCGTCCCTGCGGCTTACCTCAGTTACAACCTGTATGAGAAGCGATTTCTTGGGCTCAAGCGTTATTTCGAGTATTCCCGCCCAAGCCACGCCGCTTCAAAAACAGAAACGGCTGCGGCTCGCAAGGCAGTTTCCAGTACTTAG
- a CDS encoding rhamnogalacturonidase, producing the protein MDTFSSARRDLLKFGGMGLAAAAATLPSYAATKPTLHSSSGVFDVRTYGATGDGKTVDTPAINRAIEAAAAAGGGTVIFPAGTYLCFSIHLKSYVDLFLSQGATILAADSPLPGQTTGYNGGTYDAAEPKTSYDAFQDYGHNHWHNSLIWGEDIHDFSITGPGLIYGKGLSFGAGPGRPPGAPPRPAGVVPRAYVPRKRGDYPMYQAEQAGVGNKAIALKNCRNVIFRDFSILKGGHFGLLLTGVDNLTIDNLKIDTDRDGMDIDCCKNVRVSNCTVNSPWDDGICPKSSFALGYNRATENLTITNCFVTGTYELGTVLDGTWKKFADDAHVYRTGRIKCGTESNGGFKNITISNCVFEGCHGLALESEDGALCEDITITNITQRDVYESPIFFRLGARLRGPKGTGNQSTVVGTLQRVLVDNFVSYNNDSKVCSILSGIPGYAIKDIKLSNIYIQHQGGDYASQVNIVPPEEVEKYPDPGMFGPMPAQGFFFRHVNNLELSHVEVSPMKADPRPSFSLQEVNRADFIAVTAPTNPPAFHLNKVTDLRILLSRAAKDTQVDSADDKTL; encoded by the coding sequence ATGGACACCTTCAGCTCTGCCCGTCGCGATCTCCTCAAGTTTGGCGGCATGGGATTAGCCGCCGCTGCTGCCACCCTGCCTTCCTACGCTGCTACAAAACCCACGCTGCACAGCAGCTCCGGCGTCTTCGACGTTCGCACCTATGGAGCAACGGGAGACGGAAAAACTGTAGATACTCCTGCCATCAACCGCGCCATCGAAGCCGCAGCGGCCGCAGGCGGAGGCACAGTGATTTTTCCTGCCGGAACGTACCTCTGTTTCTCGATCCATCTTAAGAGCTACGTCGATCTCTTCCTCTCACAAGGCGCAACGATCCTCGCTGCCGACTCGCCGCTGCCCGGCCAGACCACGGGCTACAACGGCGGCACCTACGATGCGGCAGAGCCGAAGACCAGCTACGACGCCTTTCAGGACTACGGCCACAATCACTGGCACAATTCGCTCATCTGGGGCGAAGACATTCACGACTTCAGCATCACCGGCCCCGGCCTTATTTATGGCAAAGGGCTCAGCTTCGGCGCTGGCCCCGGCCGTCCTCCCGGCGCACCGCCTCGTCCCGCTGGAGTCGTTCCCAGAGCGTATGTGCCCCGCAAGCGCGGCGACTATCCGATGTATCAGGCAGAGCAGGCTGGCGTCGGCAACAAGGCCATCGCGCTGAAGAACTGCCGCAACGTAATCTTCCGCGACTTCTCCATCCTTAAGGGCGGCCACTTCGGCCTTCTGCTGACCGGTGTCGATAACCTGACCATCGACAATCTCAAGATCGACACCGACCGCGACGGCATGGACATCGACTGCTGCAAGAACGTTCGCGTCTCCAACTGCACCGTCAACTCGCCGTGGGACGACGGCATCTGCCCCAAGTCGAGCTTTGCGCTCGGCTACAACCGCGCGACCGAAAACCTCACCATCACCAACTGCTTCGTCACCGGAACCTACGAGTTGGGCACCGTGCTTGACGGCACCTGGAAGAAGTTCGCCGACGACGCCCACGTCTATCGCACCGGACGCATCAAGTGCGGCACCGAGTCGAACGGCGGCTTCAAGAACATCACCATCTCGAACTGCGTCTTCGAGGGCTGCCACGGTCTTGCACTTGAGTCTGAAGACGGCGCTCTCTGTGAAGACATCACCATCACCAACATCACGCAGCGCGATGTCTACGAGTCGCCAATCTTCTTCCGTCTGGGCGCTCGTTTACGCGGACCGAAGGGCACGGGCAATCAGAGCACGGTCGTCGGCACGCTGCAGCGTGTCCTCGTCGACAACTTCGTCAGCTATAACAATGACTCCAAGGTGTGCTCGATCCTTAGCGGCATCCCCGGCTACGCGATCAAGGACATCAAGCTCTCGAACATCTACATCCAGCATCAGGGCGGAGATTATGCGAGCCAAGTCAACATCGTTCCACCGGAAGAGGTAGAGAAGTATCCGGACCCCGGCATGTTCGGACCGATGCCTGCGCAGGGATTCTTCTTCCGTCACGTCAACAACCTGGAACTGAGCCACGTCGAAGTCTCTCCGATGAAAGCCGACCCGCGACCGTCCTTCTCATTGCAGGAGGTCAATCGCGCCGACTTCATCGCTGTGACTGCGCCGACTAACCCACCGGCGTTTCATCTGAATAAGGTCACCGATCTGCGCATTCTGTTGAGCCGTGCGGCAAAGGATACGCAGGTGGATAGCGCCGACGATAAGACGCTGTAA